The sequence GCTACCGCCTCAACGAGGTCGCGCAGCGCATCTACGATGTGTTCTGGCGCGACTACTGCGACTGGTACCTGGAGCTCATCAAGCCGCCCTACGGCGAGGCGATGGACGACGAAACCATCGCACTGGCTGTGGAAATCTACGAGGCGCTGCTGAAGCTCCTGCATCCGTTCATGCCGTTCATCACCGAAGAGCTGTGGTGGCAGTTGCGTCCGCGCGGCGAGGGCGAGGCCTGCATCGTTGCCACGTGGCCCACGGTGGATGCCGAGGCGATGGACGATGCGCGGGCGGCGGCGTTTGGCCACCTGCAAGACCTCATCTCGGGTGTGCGGGGCATCAAGAGCGATTACGGCGTGGGCGATGGAAAGGCGGTACAGGCCACCATCAGCGTAGCAACACCCGAGGAGGCCGCCATCGTAGAGAAAAACGCGGACTACTTCGAGAAACTGGCGCGCGTTACCGATCTTACCGTGGCCGTGGAGGCCAGCAAGCCCCCCGCCAGCGCCTCCGCCGTGGTTGAAACGAGTCAGGTGTTTGTGCCACTTAAAGGCATGATCGACCTCGAACAGGAGCGTGAGCGCTTGCGCAACGATATTGCCTCGAAGGAGGGATTCCTGCAGAGCGTAGAAGCCAAGCTGTCCAACGAACAGTTTGTTGAGAAGGCCCCGGATGATGTGGTAGAACGGGAGCGGCAGAAGAAACGCGACGCCACCGCCGAGCTCAAGCGCCTGCGCGCCAACTTGGCCGACCTTGAAGACCTGGAATAGATGGGTTCATGCGTGCATAACACGTCGTGTGGATCTTGTGCCGGGCCTACGCCTTCCACGGATGCATGTTTTTCCTGTACGAATTTTTGCACCACATGACCCGCCGATTTTTGCGCCCTGCGGCCGTCCTTGCCGCCTGCGTCTTGCTAAGCATGCTTTCCGGATGTTCGTCGAAAGAGCCGGCCGGCACCCGCGTGACCGTGAGCGACTTTCGGTACGTGCAGCTGCCCGACGGCGAACGACAGTTCATGGGCCGCCTGCATAACAAAACGAAACAAACCATTCCATACGCTCAAATTGATGTCGCCCTGTACAACCGGTCGGGCGTACAGGTGGGCCGGCGAAAGATTGCGGTCGAAAAGATTCCTGCGAACGGCAGCGCGCCCTTCAAGCGCAGCGTGAGCACCGATGCCAGCGTAGACGGGGCCCGCGTGGAAAGCGTGCTGATCCCGTAACGCGTTGACGATGCGGGAACGCACCCTACCTGCTCATCCTATAATCGCACAGATTCGATAAACAAGACGCCAGTGCTCGTTATGCCTCGTCGGTCACGCTGTACACAGCCATGTTGTTGTCGGTGTTGTTGCACCGGCCGGCCGCCGTCGTGGATGCATGCGCTGTGGGGAGTTCCCGCTTAGCACACCGCGCATTGCTGATCGCCTGCTGGCCGCTCCGGTTCGTTCCGTGAGCGGCTTTTCTATTGTGTATCACCGTTTATTGCATGACGCCTGTCCCTTCAACGCACACCCCTGATGCCGATGTACGCGCCGCTATCGGCCACACGCCGCTGCTGCAGTTGTCGCGCATTGCCGCCGACCTGCCGGCCTCGGTAACGCTCTACGCCAAGGCCGAGCACCTCAACCCCGGAGGCTCGGTAAAAGACCGCCCGGCGCGCGCGATGATCGACGCCGGATTGCAAAGCGGCGCGTTCGATCCGTCCACCCAAACGCTCATCGACGCAACCAGCGGCAACACCGGCATTGCCTATGCCATGCTGGGCGCAGCCATGGGCTTCGACGTGCTCCTTGCCCTGCCGGCGAACGCCTCCGATGAGCGCAAGCGCATCCTGCAAGCCTACGGCGCCGAGCTGCTGCTCACCGACCCGATGGACGGCACCGATGGCGCCCAGGCCCGCGTCCGATCGGTCGTGGAGGCGAACCCAACGGCGTACTTCTACCCCGACCAGTACAGCAACGCGGCCAACTGGCGCGCGCACTACGCGGGCACCGGCGTCGAGCTTTTAGAACAAACGGAGCACCGGATCACGCACTTTGTGGCCGGGCTGGGCACCTCGGGCACGTTCATGGGCACCGTGCGCCGCCTCAAAGAAGCGCGGCCCGCGGTGGAAGCCATCGCCATGCAGCCGCAAACGCCGCTGCACGGGCTGGAGGGCCTAAAGCACATGGACACGGCCCGCGTGCCCGCCATTTACGACGCCTCCCTGGCCGACCGCCACGTGCGCTGCGCCACCGAGGACGCCTTTGCCATGACGCGCCGCCTCGCTGCCGAAGAGGGGCTGCTCGTTGGCCCTTCCGCCGGTGCCAACGTGGCCACGGCCCTGCGCATCGCCCGCACCCTCGACGCGGGCGTCGTGTGTACCATCTTGTGCGACACCGGCACGCGCTACCTCAGCGACGACTTCTGGACTTCTTCCTGACCCTGACTGCCTTATGCTTACCACCGACGCCGTTCTTGACGACATTCGCGCCCACGGGGCCGATGCGTACCCCGAGGAGGGATGCGGCTTTTTGCTCGGCCAGCCCACCGCCGCCGGAAACCACGTCGTGCGCATCCTGCCCGTTACCAACCGGCGCACCGAACAGCGCGAGCGGCGCTACGAAATCACAGCCGAAGACTACCGCGACGCGGCCGCTGTGGCCGACGCGGCAGGCCTCGACGTGGTGGGGTTCTACCACTCGCACCCCGATCATCCCGCACGCCCGTCGACGACCGACCTCGACGAGGCCACGTTTCCGGGCTACACCTACGTGATCGTGTCCGTACAAGACGGCACGCCGGGCGACCTTACGGCCTGGACCCTCGCCCCCAACCGCTCACGGTTTGAGGAGGAGTCGATTGCCGACCCGTCCGCGGCCGAAACGATTGCCTAACACGCACACCACTCATCGCACTGTTTCACCAACGAACCTGCTTGCTTTTATGGCAACGACCACCGACACCCCAACCGTTACGCTGCACATTCCAACCCCGCTGCGCTCGTTTACCGACGGGCACGCAACCGTAGACGTGACCGCCGGCACGGTTGATGCCGCGCTGCGCACGCTTGTGGAGCGTTACCCCGACCTCAAGAGCAATCTGTACACCGACGACGACACGCTGCGGCAGTTCGTGAATGTGTACGTGGGCGACGACGACATCCGCTACCGCGACGGCGTGGCAACGTCCCTCGACGGCACCGAGGAGGTCTCCATTGTGCCGTCCATCGCCGGGGGCCGCGCCTAACACGCCCCGCGCCTGCTGGCATCTTCCCTCGCGCGTTCCACCCACCCCAACCGACCCTTTTGTATGGCTACTTCAACCGCTGATGCGGCCACGCTCTCGCCCGATGAACTGCGGCGTTACAACCGGCACCTGACCCTCCCAGAATTTGGGCGGGCCGGGCAGGAAAAACTCAAGAACGCTTCCGTCCTTTTGGTGGGCGCCGGCGGCCTGGGCTCGCCCGCGGCGATGTACCTCGCCGCTGCCGGCGTGGGCCGCATTGGCCTGGTGGACT comes from Salisaeta longa DSM 21114 and encodes:
- a CDS encoding FxLYD domain-containing protein translates to MLSGCSSKEPAGTRVTVSDFRYVQLPDGERQFMGRLHNKTKQTIPYAQIDVALYNRSGVQVGRRKIAVEKIPANGSAPFKRSVSTDASVDGARVESVLIP
- a CDS encoding PLP-dependent cysteine synthase family protein, producing the protein MTPVPSTHTPDADVRAAIGHTPLLQLSRIAADLPASVTLYAKAEHLNPGGSVKDRPARAMIDAGLQSGAFDPSTQTLIDATSGNTGIAYAMLGAAMGFDVLLALPANASDERKRILQAYGAELLLTDPMDGTDGAQARVRSVVEANPTAYFYPDQYSNAANWRAHYAGTGVELLEQTEHRITHFVAGLGTSGTFMGTVRRLKEARPAVEAIAMQPQTPLHGLEGLKHMDTARVPAIYDASLADRHVRCATEDAFAMTRRLAAEEGLLVGPSAGANVATALRIARTLDAGVVCTILCDTGTRYLSDDFWTSS
- a CDS encoding M67 family metallopeptidase, whose product is MLTTDAVLDDIRAHGADAYPEEGCGFLLGQPTAAGNHVVRILPVTNRRTEQRERRYEITAEDYRDAAAVADAAGLDVVGFYHSHPDHPARPSTTDLDEATFPGYTYVIVSVQDGTPGDLTAWTLAPNRSRFEEESIADPSAAETIA
- a CDS encoding MoaD/ThiS family protein translates to MATTTDTPTVTLHIPTPLRSFTDGHATVDVTAGTVDAALRTLVERYPDLKSNLYTDDDTLRQFVNVYVGDDDIRYRDGVATSLDGTEEVSIVPSIAGGRA